The genome window GATGTCACGGAGGTGCGCTGCCGCTGAGCCGCATAGGCGGTCAGCAGATCATAGAGGGTGGCAGCGAACCGGCTCTTGCGCTCGATCGACAGCGTCTCGGGATCTCCGCGGACGAACACGTCGCGCCCGAGGCGGTTCCGGTTCATCAGTTTTGCCGACGCCTCGCGCATCGCTTCGAGACGGCGGAGGCGAAATGCAAGGGCCGCCGCGAGTTCCTCGCCGGTCAGCGCATCCTCATCCTTCTGCTCGGGGATCAGCAACCTGGATTTCAGATACGCAAGCCAGGCTGCCATGACAAGATAATCGGCAGCAAGCTCGAGGCGCAGCCGGTGCGCCTCGTTGACGAAGTGAAGATACTGCTCGACAAGGGCAAGGATGGAGATGCGGGCAAGATCCACCTTCTGCTTGCGTGCAAGCGTCAGCAGAAGGTCCAAGGGCCCTTCGAATCCGTCGACATCCACCACCAGGGACGGGTCGGTGGTCGCAAGCGCGGAGCCGTCGGTGCCGCGCCGATCTGCGTCCTCGAAAAAGGAATCCTGCACGCCTGCCCCCAACGCTTCGCGGCAAGCTTCATCGTCGCTGCCGTCCAGGCAAGTTTATACGACACCGGCAAGCAACGTCGCAAACTCCGCCTGAAGCGCCTCGCGATCCATCGGCTCGGCCGGGCTCCGCGCGGAGAGCGCCGCATCGGTCCGGGCAAGCGCCGCACCGCAAAGTTCAGGCGAGGCCGCCGCCACAGCCTGCATTTCAGCGAAATCGCCATTGCAATGCAGCGCCAGGTCGCAACCGGCCGCGAACAGGCTGCGCACCCGTGCCTGCATCTCCCCGCCAAGCGCCCTCATCGAGACGTCGTCGCTCATCAGGCAGCCCTGATAATCGAGCTCGCCACGAATGATCGTTTCGATGACCTTTGGAGAACAAGTGGCACATGCGTCCCGGTCGATGGCCGTGTAGACCACATGCGCGGTCATGGCCAGCGGCAGATCGCGCAAGGCGCGAAACGGAACGAAATCGAGTTTGCGCAGTGTTTCCAGCTCCGTGTCAACCACCGGCAGCGCAAGATGGCTGTCGATCGTTGCGGGTCCGTGACCGGGAATGTGCTTCAACACAGGCAAAACCCCTGCGGCTCCCAGGCCGTCCGTCATTGCGCGCCCGATCCGCGCGATGATCGCGGGGTCTGTTCCGTAGGCACGGTCACCGATCACGTTGCTGGTGTCGCCCCGCGGCACATCGACGATGGGCAGGCAATCGACAGTGATGCCCAGGTCCGCAAGATCCGCGCCGATAAGTCGGCCGCACAGCCAGGCCGACCGCAATCCCGCATCCGCATCGATGTCATGAAGTTTTCCGTAGACCGCACCCGGCGGGTAGTCCGGGACCAGCGGCGGCCGAAGCCGGCGAACACGCCCGCCTTCCTGATCGATCAGCACTGGCGCATCCGGCCACCCCACAAGATCCCGGAATTCGGAAACGAGATCCCGGATCTGGTCGGTCTGACGACAGTTCCTTGCAAAAAGGATCAACGCCCAGGGCCGTTCATCACTGAAGAATTGCCGCTCGTCCACCGTCAGTCGAGGCCCCGAGCACCCGGCAATAAACGCTTTCGCCATGAAGATTATCCGTCCGCTGCGAGTTTCGCGTCCGATTGCGGACGTGAAACCTCCCTCACCCCTTCGGTCAGTTGCGCCGCACGAAACAATCGCCGCCAGCAGACTTCAAACGCTCGCACAGCGAAATCGCATCGTCACGCGACGAGGCCGGAATACGGACGCGGTAGAAGGTACCGCGGTCGCCAAGATCCGCCCGCTGGATCACAGGCGAAACACCCCCGAGCACACCCGCATAGCGTTGCTGGAGATTGTCGAAGGCGGCCTGGGCCTGATCCTGTGTGCGCTGAGACGACACCTGCACGATATAGGCACCGGCAGGAATGGATCCGCTTGTCGCAGGCGCGGAGGCCGCGGGCTGCGATGCGCCCTGCTGACTGGCGGTGAGATCAAGCGGAGAGGCCGGTGCCCGCTGTGCGGGGGCACTTTGGCGCTGAATGGCGGGAGGCGCAGTGGCACGCGCAGCCATTGTCTCGATATCGCCCGGCTTTTCACGCGGCACATTGGTCGGCACGTCGCCGGCGACCGTCGGGCCAGCGGCCTGCGGTACCGCGGCGCCATCTTCCGCGCCGGGCGCCGTCACGGGGGTCGTCGTTACCTGACGAGTGTCCGTTCCGGCCGGGTCTACCGACGCCACGCGCGGAACCGGCGAAGAGGGCGACTGTTCCTGCGCCGGTTGATCTGTCGCCGGTTCGGACTGCGACGCTGAGGGAGTATCGGTCGCAGCAGCAGCGTCATCACCGGAGATGATCGTTCCGTCCGGACGCACAACGACTGTGCGAACCCGACGCGGGCCCGCGGGAACGCGGGTTTGCGCGTCACCGTCCGTCACGGGCGCCGGCGGAAGCGATGCAACCGGAGTTTCATCCTGAACCACCAGCCGTTCCTCACGCGGAGACTCGACACCCCCGACGCGATCATAGATCAGTTTGCTCTGACCGTTCGCCGAGGGCTCCTCACCTTCGGGATAGACCTTCAACGGCTCCTGTGACGCCGTGATGACCGGTGGCGGACCAATCACGTCCGATCCGCCAAAATCGAAGAAGGCAAATACAGCTCCACCCGCGACGACAAGACCAAGCACGGCACCTGCTGCAAAAAGACCCCGACGGGACTTTTCATCCGGCGCGACCTCCTGTTCTGACTCCGAATGCGGCGGGAGAACGCCATGCCCGCCAATCTGCGGATCGCCCTCGCGCATTGCCTGAGCGACGGCATCAAGGTCATACCCCTCCGGCGGCGGCGGGGCCTCCGTATCGGCGGCAGCGTAGAAATCCTCATCGAAGGACGGGGCTTGAGGTTCCGCCCGGCCCGCCCGCCCATCGTCAGCCCAACCGGGCGCCGGCGCGTCCATCAGCAGGTCGTCATAGGACTCTGATTGCAGATCGTCACCTTCCGACCAAGCCTCGCGATCATCGTGCGCATTTTTTTGCGGGCCAAGAAGCTCGTCCTCAAGCGAGGCGCTCAAATCGGCGGTAATGGCGCGAGCGCGCTCCTGCTCCGCGGAAAAATTCGCGTCTCCACGCACGTCCTCCTGATAGACGGGGGGATCGAGCCGACCCTCATCCCGTGGAGCAACGGAGTCGGGAAAATATGGATCTTGTCCGAAGTCGTCGGCAACATCGGCCGAGCGGTTGACCGGCCCGTCCGGCCATTCGACCTGGGCAGAGCGCGACGCCTCGGCGAAATGCGCATCATCATCCCACACCTCTGCCTGCACCTCCGCATGCCAGGTATCGCCATAGGCGCCTTGAGCAGGCTCGACATCAACGGGGGGAGAAACCGGGACGGATTGGACGCGCTGCGCATAGGCGTCCGAATAGTCAGAAGCCGTAGCCTCCCGCTCGTCCGGTGCGGAAACAGGCTGCTGTTCAAAAGGTTCGTTCCAGCCGACACCACCCGAAACCGGTTCTTCCCATCCTGACGGGTCCACGTATTCCGGGTCATCGGCTTGGGGAAACGCAGGCTCTTCGAACCGGGGCTCCGTCATCGCAACGGGGCGAAACTTGGCATTGCCCTCGCTGACGATGCGCGCCAGTTCGACGAGCGGATCCTCTTCGAACCCGTCATGGCCGTCATCCGCGCGCCGGTCGCCGCGGTGATCCGTATCGCTGACCGGATGGTTCGAACGGTTGGACATAATGCTGAGGACTTCCCCGCTGGATTGGACCGCAATCCGCGCGGCCGCAGGACCCTCCCGCCGTCAGCGCATCTCCTCAGGCGCCGCGACACCCAGCAAGGACAGGCCGGACGCTAGAACCAGGGAGACCGCACGAACAAGACCAAGGCGGGCCAACGTTAGTTGTCGATGTTCAGGGTTAATAAAACGTAATTGCGGCAAATCCTTGCCCTTGTTCCAGTGCGAATGCAGGGCACTGGCCAGGTCGTGCAGGTAGAAGGCAACGCGATGTGGCTCATGTGCTTCGGCCGCGCTCTCGACAAGCCTGGGCCACGCAGCCAGACGCGCCGCGAGTTCGCGTTCGCCCGAATCGGTGAGCAGCGAGAAGTCGCCTTCTGCAAGTGCGGCAGAGGATGCATCCAGACCCGGCAGCTCTTCCGCAGCCTGCCGCAGCACCGAGCGACAGCGCGCGTGGCCATACTGGACATAGAAAACCGGGTTGTCCTTGGATTGCTCGGTGACTTTCCTGAAATCGAAGTCCAGCGGCGCATCATTCTTGCGGTAAAGCATCATGAAGCGCACAGGATCGCAGCCCACCTCCTCGACGACGTCGCGCAGTGTCACGAAATCGCCGGAGCGCTTCGACATGCGCACGGGTTCACCGGCGCGGAAAAGCTTCACAAGCTGGCACAGACGCACGATCACCTTGGCCTCGCCACCGGAAATGGCACGCCCGACTGCCTCGAGCCGTTTCACGTAGCCGCCGTGATCCGCGCCGAGGATAAAGATCATCTCCTTGAAGCCACGCTCGTACTTGGACAGCATATAGGCGACGTCGGCGGCGAAATAGGTGTAACTGCCGTCGGATTTTTTCAGCGGGCGGTCGATGTCGTCGCCATAGGCGCTGGCGCGGAACAAGGTCTGCTCACGGTCTTCCCAGTCTTCCGGCACCTGACCCTTCGGCGGGGGCAGCGTCCCTTCGTACACGAGATCGCGCGCCCGAAGCACATCGAGCATCTTGTCGATCTCGGACCTGTTGGCATCGTTGCGCGCGTGCAGCGTGCGCTCTGAAAAGAACAGGTCGTGATGCACGTTGAGCAGGGCAAGATCGGCACGGATGAGCTCCATCATCGCGGCGATCGTGTCTTCCTTCACCAGCGCAAGGCGTGCAGCCTCATCCATGTCGAGGAGCGCGCGCCCGTGCTTGGCGGCAAGCGCCTTCCCGACCGGTACGAGATAATCACCGGGATAGAGCCCCTCGGGGATCTTGCCGATGTCCTCGCCCAGCGCTTCCCGGTAGCGCAGAAAGGCCGACCGCGCGAGAACGTCGATCTGCGAGCCGGCATCGTTGATGTAGTATTCGCGAGTGACGTCATAGCCGGCGAAATCCAGCAGCGAGGCAAGCGCGTCGCCCACGACGGCGCCTCGGCAGTGGCCGACATGCATCGGCCCGGTCGGATTTGCGGAGACATACTCCACATTCACCTTCAGGTTGCCACCCATCTTCGAGCGGCCGAAGTCGCGCTCGTCAGCAAGAACGGAACGCAGCACCCTTGCCCAGACCACATCGGCGAGCCTGAAGTTCAAAAAGCCGGGGCCGGCAACCTCGGCGGAGAGAATATCTCCCGTCCCCGCCAGTTCAACGCTCAATCGTTCCGCAAGCGCGCGCGGGTTCGTCTTCAACGGCTTTGCAAGCACCATCGCCGCATTGGTCGCGAGGTCCCCGTGTGCCGGATCGCGCGGCGGCTCGACAACACACCGCGCCAGCAGGGCCGCATCGACCTCTCCGTTGGGATACAGCCGCGTGATCGCGTCACGCACCAGATCGGCATATTCGGTGAAGATGTTCATGTGCGGCTTCTCTCGGCACTGTGTGTTTCGGCGCGGCATGCGCCCGAACCGACGTGCGGCATTGCTGTGAAACTGGCGGGCGGGCGACCTAGGGTGTGGATCCATAGATGCGTCCGGTTTGGCGGCTGAAACGGCAATAAGCCGCGCGGAACCGACCGAAAAGCGGGCCGGACGCCCGGTTGAGGGCGGCGACATGGCGGCTTGAAGCCGTTTCACCGTCCGTGGGATATGGACGATTTGCCCCGCCAATGGGTTGTGAAGACTTGAAAATACCCCGCATTTCCAGCGCCTTCACGCCTGTTGTCGAACCAGATCGTCTCATACCGAACCGACCGCATTTATGGGTCCGTGACCTAGCCCAATTCCGGGGTATGGTCAAACAGGCGGCGATGCTCGTCGACGGCGAAACGGTCCGTCATGCCAGCGACGAAATCGCAAACGCGGCGCGCGGTCCGATCAGGCTCGCCGGGGCGCAGATCGTGGAACCACTCCTGAGGCATCAGCGAGGGTTCGGCCATATAGGCGGCGAAGAGATCTTGCACGATCGCGGCAACCTGCTTTCGAACCGCAAGCACGCTGTTGTGCCGGTAGAGATTTGCAAAAAGGAAAGCCTTCACCGCGCGTTCCGAGACCGTCATCCCGTCGGAAAAGCTCACCATGGCGCCGGAGGCGGCGCGGATGTCTTCCACGGAGCGCGGTGACAGCACGGTCAACCGGCGGACGGATTCCTCGATCACATCCTCCACCATGCGCGTGATCGAGCGGCGAACGATCTCATGAATCCGGCGTGGCTCCTCGAGGTCTGGATAGCGCCCATCCACTTCGTCGAGTATGGCGCAGAAGAACGGGACCTCACGGATCTGCTCCACGGCAAGCAGTCCGGCCCGCAGCCCGTCGTCGAGATCGTGCGCATCATAGGCGATGTCATCGGCGATCGCAGCAGCCTGGGCCTCCGCGCCCGGCCAGGTGTCGAGGCGCAGATCCTGGCGCGCGGCGTTCGCACGGATCGCGAAGGGAAGCTCGCCCCCGGCGAATTTTCCGATCGGCGCGCCGTCGGCGTCCACAAGCGGCCCGTTGTGCTTCACCAGTCCCTCGAGCGTCTCCCAACTCAGGTTCAGCCCATCGAATTCGGCGTAGCGCCTTTCGAGGTTGGTGACGATGCGCAGGGATTGCGCATTGTGATCGAACCCCCCGTAGGGCGCCATGCAGGCATCCATCACATCCTCGCCCTCATGACCGAAGGGCGTGTGGCCAAGGTCGTGGGCCAGGGCAAGACATTCGGCCAAATCCTCATCGAGCCGCAGCGCACGGGCAAGCGAACGCGCAATCTGGGACACCTCGATCGTATGGGTCAGCCGTGTGCGGAAGTGATCGCCTTCATGATAAACGAAGACCTGCGTCTTGTGTTTCAGCCGTCGAAACGCCGTGGAATGGATTATCCGGTCACGGTCGCGTTGAAACGGCGTACGCGTCGGGCTTTCCGCTTCGGGGAAAAGACGTCCCGCGCTTCTGTCCGGGTCGGTGGCGTAGGCCGCCCGCGGCTGGGCGCCATATCCAAGGGAAGCAGTCATCGGCTCTCCGTGAAATTCCGGGCTCTGCGTGATGTTTCGGGCTCTGAGCCGAACTGTCATGAACGCGATTGCCAGCCTCGTGCAGTTGACGCAAGCTCGCCCTGTTCATACCTATCGGGTAAGCTCTTGCACAGTCGAGAGGCCGGTGTGGCGGTGTTTTCTTTTTCCTTGCCGGTCGGATCGGCAGGCGTGATGGAATCCCACATCGTGCAGGACACACGAACGAGCGCCTCTCGGCGCAACCAGTGAGGTCGAGCAATGACCAATGCAACGACTGTGACCGAAAGGCAGAACGATGGAGCCGTTTCGGTCGCCTCCGCATCGGGAGACAGTGTGACGGTCAGCCCGTCAGCGCTCCGGCGGATTTCCCGTATCCTCTCCGACGAAGCGGAAGGAACAATGCTGCGTATCAGCGTCGAGGGCGGCGGATGCTCGGGATTTCAGTATAAATACGATCTCGTCACCGACCGCGAAGCTGACGACTTCATTGTCGAGGATGCGGGCGCAACGGTGATCGTCGATCCCGTTTCCCTGCAATACATGAGTGGCTCTGTCGTGGATTATGTCGACGACATCATGGGACAATCGTTTCAGATCAACAATCCGCTCGCCTCGGCAGGCTGCGGATGCGGAACGAGCTTCTCCATTTGAAGCTTGTCCTTTCCCGGCGCGGCGCGCAGCCCTTGAACAGGATTTTCCGTTGAAGATCGCCACCTGGAACATCAACGGCGTGAAGGCGCGCCGCGACACTGCCCTCGCCTGGCTTGAGGAAGCAAAGCCCGACATCGCCTGTCTTCAGGAAATCAAGTCGGTCGACGACGGCTTTCCCGCCGCCGACTTCGAGGCGCTGGGCTATGCGGTCGAAACCCACGGCCAGAAAGGCTTCAACGGAGTTGCCGTGCTCAGCCGTCTCCCGCTCGAGGACGTCTCGCGCGGACTTCCGGGCGACGATGAGGACACGCAGGCGCGCTACATCGAGGCACGGGTCGAGACCTCCTCGGGGTCAGTGCGGGTCGGATGCCTTTATCTGCCGAACGGCAATCCGCTGGGAACAGAGAAATTCGACTACAAGCTGAAGTGGATGGAGCGCCTGCACCGTCATGCGCAGGATTGTCTCGCGCGCGAGGAGGCATTTATCCTTCTTGGCGACTACAATGTGATCCCGGAACCCCGCGACGCAAAGAACCCCGATGCCTGGACCGGAGATGCGCTGTTTCAGCCGGAGAGCCGGCGCGCATTCCGCTCGCTTGAAAACCTCGGTCTTTTCGACGCGCTTCGCCTCACCAACCAGGACGACGGTCTCTACAGCTTCTGGGACTATCAGGCCGGCGCCTGGCAAAAGAACAACGGCATCCGCATCGATCACCTGCTTTTGTCCGCCGAGGCAGTCGACCGTCTTGAGCGAACCGGCGTGGATGCTCATGTCCGCGGATGGGAAAAACCCTCCGACCACGTACCCGTGTGGGTCGAGCTGTCGGATTGAGGCTCCGACAGCAGAACCGAGGATCTCGAGATGCTTCGGAAGCTGCGCTGTTGCCGTAGCGGAAAATGTGTGACTTTCGTTCGAATGTGCTATGATCACGGCATGCGTGAGAAACGGCACGGTCATCGTCGCTTTCGCGGCGGCATCATGGTGATGGCGGCATTGGCCGCACCCGTCTTGTTGGCCTCCGGCGCCGCATCGCAACAAACCGCCCGCTCATCCTGCACCTGCCGCTATTTCGGCCAGGATTATCATCTGGGTGAAACCGTGTGCCTGCGCGGACCGGATGGCATGCGAATAGCCCGCTGCTCGATGCTTCTCAACAACACCACCTGGAAGCCGCTTGAGGAAGGATGCCCGACGACACGCCTGTTCATGCCGATGCCAGAGCCTCTTGATGATTCAAGTGCCGATAGCGCCAAAACCGGCCGTGGCGCAAGCTGATACAGGGCGCCGCGCCGATCTCACCGGGTCCTACTGACAATCGGGAATTCACAGTTACCGACTGTCGGCGATCAGCGCCGGGTTGGCCTGCATCCATGACTCGGCCAGGGTTGTTGAACGACGGCGAACACTCTCCTCGGCCAGTCCGAAACTGCGCTCCTGCAGTTCGGTGATCCAGGCTTCATCCGTCCCATCGACACGGCGCTGCGCCACCGTCAACCACATCAGGCCGGCGACCTTGTTGTCGAACCCGTGGAAATCGCCAGTGAAGAGAAGCTCACCGAGTCGGGCTTGCGCCTTAAGATGTCCCTTCTTTGCCGCCAGCTTCAGCCAGCGCGCCGCCATGCGTATGTCCCGATCACTGTCATCCAGATAGAGCATGCCGAGATGGTACTGCGCATCCGCATCGCCGAAATAGGAGGCCGCGTAGCTGAAAATCTCTCGTGCGCGCGCCACATTCGGCTGAATCGCGCTGTCATTGATCCCGGTCAGATAATAGGAACCAAGCTCAACGAAGGCACTGGCGATAAAAGGAGCGCGCGGAGACGAGGGGCTGTCATCGGCATAGTTGGACGCGATCTCGCGAAAATACTCGAACGCCTTGATATCGTCTTCCTTGACGCCATCGCCACGTGAATACATCCGGCCGAGTTTCCAGGCTGCCAGAGGATGCCCGTTCTCCGCAGCAAAGCGCAGGGAATCGAGCGCGCGTTTCTTCTTCCCGGCATAATAAAAACGTGTTCCGGCACGCAGCGCCTCTCCGGGAGAGAGATCAGGCGCGGAAGCCGCAGCCCCCGACATCCTGGCGGCCGCAGCAGCGGCTGAATCCTGAGCGATCGCAGGCCCCGCGAAGGCCGCGCACATCATGACAGCGCTGAAACAACCAAAAACAGTGATCCGCATATTTCGTCCGCCTGATGACGCCCGGCTCGAACTGGTCCGCACCGCACGCCTGCGCCTTGTTGCCTTTGCACGGGCTTCACAAAGGTGAAGACCATGCCACTCTCTTTCGCAGCAACCGGAGTTCACGGCTCCGGATGTCCTGCCTTTCATCCCGAAAAACAGCAGCAGGATGATGGGACCTGCAATACCGCCTGTTGAAGGCGAAACAGCGGCTTGCACCTGACTTCACAAAGACAGGATCGCCGCATTTCCGTCACAGGTCCGACAACCCACCTTCTGCCCTCAAAGATGGCCGAAACACGGCATCAGGAGCCCCATATGCCCCTGCGGCAAAGACGGCTGCGTCGGTGTTGCGCCGCGGCCACATAATGGCGCCCTCACCCGCCGGCAATGAGCAGGACAGCATTGGCAAACAGCATCGCGGCGGCGATCAGATCCATTTTCCCGGCCTTCGGCCTTGACGAATGCGACATCCTGACGTCCTCCTCTGTCTTCGTTCTGGCGCCACGCGGCACCGCTTCTCCTTATGCGGAGAAGGTAGCGCGAACCGGTTGAAAAACGGTTTGCAGAATCACCGCGACGCGAGACCCTTTGCCAAAATCCGCGCCATTGGCAGAATCATGGGCGATTCGGGCTGTTTGCCCCTCCCCTGACCTGGACAACACATGACCGCTGACGACGATCTTTTTTCCGGCAAAGACCAGCCGGCCCGGCCAACAACAGATCAGGCAGCCCCGCTTGAGGCGCCCGCGTTGAAGGAGCCTGCGCGCGACTCCCGCCCGGCAGAGCCACGCAAGTCCGCGCGCACGCGTTTTTCGGAAAGTTCGGACTATACGGCCGACGATATCGAGGTTCTGGAAGGACTCGAACCGGT of Stappia sp. ES.058 contains these proteins:
- a CDS encoding ScpA family protein, which codes for MQDSFFEDADRRGTDGSALATTDPSLVVDVDGFEGPLDLLLTLARKQKVDLARISILALVEQYLHFVNEAHRLRLELAADYLVMAAWLAYLKSRLLIPEQKDEDALTGEELAAALAFRLRRLEAMREASAKLMNRNRLGRDVFVRGDPETLSIERKSRFAATLYDLLTAYAAQRQRTSVTSVHVRRRTVWSLQEARDLLTRLVGKEMDWAPLDAYLSRYLGDGTQASSVLASSFSASLELVREGAIELRQSGPFARLYLRRRAEPRPGEARDDSDPGTEGNEA
- the nagZ gene encoding beta-N-acetylhexosaminidase, giving the protein MAKAFIAGCSGPRLTVDERQFFSDERPWALILFARNCRQTDQIRDLVSEFRDLVGWPDAPVLIDQEGGRVRRLRPPLVPDYPPGAVYGKLHDIDADAGLRSAWLCGRLIGADLADLGITVDCLPIVDVPRGDTSNVIGDRAYGTDPAIIARIGRAMTDGLGAAGVLPVLKHIPGHGPATIDSHLALPVVDTELETLRKLDFVPFRALRDLPLAMTAHVVYTAIDRDACATCSPKVIETIIRGELDYQGCLMSDDVSMRALGGEMQARVRSLFAAGCDLALHCNGDFAEMQAVAAASPELCGAALARTDAALSARSPAEPMDREALQAEFATLLAGVV
- a CDS encoding SPOR domain-containing protein, with the protein product MSNRSNHPVSDTDHRGDRRADDGHDGFEEDPLVELARIVSEGNAKFRPVAMTEPRFEEPAFPQADDPEYVDPSGWEEPVSGGVGWNEPFEQQPVSAPDEREATASDYSDAYAQRVQSVPVSPPVDVEPAQGAYGDTWHAEVQAEVWDDDAHFAEASRSAQVEWPDGPVNRSADVADDFGQDPYFPDSVAPRDEGRLDPPVYQEDVRGDANFSAEQERARAITADLSASLEDELLGPQKNAHDDREAWSEGDDLQSESYDDLLMDAPAPGWADDGRAGRAEPQAPSFDEDFYAAADTEAPPPPEGYDLDAVAQAMREGDPQIGGHGVLPPHSESEQEVAPDEKSRRGLFAAGAVLGLVVAGGAVFAFFDFGGSDVIGPPPVITASQEPLKVYPEGEEPSANGQSKLIYDRVGGVESPREERLVVQDETPVASLPPAPVTDGDAQTRVPAGPRRVRTVVVRPDGTIISGDDAAAATDTPSASQSEPATDQPAQEQSPSSPVPRVASVDPAGTDTRQVTTTPVTAPGAEDGAAVPQAAGPTVAGDVPTNVPREKPGDIETMAARATAPPAIQRQSAPAQRAPASPLDLTASQQGASQPAASAPATSGSIPAGAYIVQVSSQRTQDQAQAAFDNLQQRYAGVLGGVSPVIQRADLGDRGTFYRVRIPASSRDDAISLCERLKSAGGDCFVRRN
- the argS gene encoding arginine--tRNA ligase; protein product: MNIFTEYADLVRDAITRLYPNGEVDAALLARCVVEPPRDPAHGDLATNAAMVLAKPLKTNPRALAERLSVELAGTGDILSAEVAGPGFLNFRLADVVWARVLRSVLADERDFGRSKMGGNLKVNVEYVSANPTGPMHVGHCRGAVVGDALASLLDFAGYDVTREYYINDAGSQIDVLARSAFLRYREALGEDIGKIPEGLYPGDYLVPVGKALAAKHGRALLDMDEAARLALVKEDTIAAMMELIRADLALLNVHHDLFFSERTLHARNDANRSEIDKMLDVLRARDLVYEGTLPPPKGQVPEDWEDREQTLFRASAYGDDIDRPLKKSDGSYTYFAADVAYMLSKYERGFKEMIFILGADHGGYVKRLEAVGRAISGGEAKVIVRLCQLVKLFRAGEPVRMSKRSGDFVTLRDVVEEVGCDPVRFMMLYRKNDAPLDFDFRKVTEQSKDNPVFYVQYGHARCRSVLRQAAEELPGLDASSAALAEGDFSLLTDSGERELAARLAAWPRLVESAAEAHEPHRVAFYLHDLASALHSHWNKGKDLPQLRFINPEHRQLTLARLGLVRAVSLVLASGLSLLGVAAPEEMR
- a CDS encoding deoxyguanosinetriphosphate triphosphohydrolase — protein: MTASLGYGAQPRAAYATDPDRSAGRLFPEAESPTRTPFQRDRDRIIHSTAFRRLKHKTQVFVYHEGDHFRTRLTHTIEVSQIARSLARALRLDEDLAECLALAHDLGHTPFGHEGEDVMDACMAPYGGFDHNAQSLRIVTNLERRYAEFDGLNLSWETLEGLVKHNGPLVDADGAPIGKFAGGELPFAIRANAARQDLRLDTWPGAEAQAAAIADDIAYDAHDLDDGLRAGLLAVEQIREVPFFCAILDEVDGRYPDLEEPRRIHEIVRRSITRMVEDVIEESVRRLTVLSPRSVEDIRAASGAMVSFSDGMTVSERAVKAFLFANLYRHNSVLAVRKQVAAIVQDLFAAYMAEPSLMPQEWFHDLRPGEPDRTARRVCDFVAGMTDRFAVDEHRRLFDHTPELG
- a CDS encoding iron-sulfur cluster assembly accessory protein, which encodes MTNATTVTERQNDGAVSVASASGDSVTVSPSALRRISRILSDEAEGTMLRISVEGGGCSGFQYKYDLVTDREADDFIVEDAGATVIVDPVSLQYMSGSVVDYVDDIMGQSFQINNPLASAGCGCGTSFSI
- the xth gene encoding exodeoxyribonuclease III, whose amino-acid sequence is MKIATWNINGVKARRDTALAWLEEAKPDIACLQEIKSVDDGFPAADFEALGYAVETHGQKGFNGVAVLSRLPLEDVSRGLPGDDEDTQARYIEARVETSSGSVRVGCLYLPNGNPLGTEKFDYKLKWMERLHRHAQDCLAREEAFILLGDYNVIPEPRDAKNPDAWTGDALFQPESRRAFRSLENLGLFDALRLTNQDDGLYSFWDYQAGAWQKNNGIRIDHLLLSAEAVDRLERTGVDAHVRGWEKPSDHVPVWVELSD
- a CDS encoding tetratricopeptide repeat protein — translated: MQAAVSPSTGGIAGPIILLLFFGMKGRTSGAVNSGCCEREWHGLHLCEARAKATRRRRAVRTSSSRASSGGRNMRITVFGCFSAVMMCAAFAGPAIAQDSAAAAAARMSGAAASAPDLSPGEALRAGTRFYYAGKKKRALDSLRFAAENGHPLAAWKLGRMYSRGDGVKEDDIKAFEYFREIASNYADDSPSSPRAPFIASAFVELGSYYLTGINDSAIQPNVARAREIFSYAASYFGDADAQYHLGMLYLDDSDRDIRMAARWLKLAAKKGHLKAQARLGELLFTGDFHGFDNKVAGLMWLTVAQRRVDGTDEAWITELQERSFGLAEESVRRRSTTLAESWMQANPALIADSR